The Coregonus clupeaformis isolate EN_2021a chromosome 35, ASM2061545v1, whole genome shotgun sequence genome includes the window CTTTATGGGGTAAAGACCTGCAAAAGTCTTTACGGGGTAAAGACCTGCAAAATACTTTACGGGGTAAAGACCTGCAAAATACTTTACGGGGTAAAGACCTGCAAAATACTTTATGGGGTAAAGACCTGCAAAATACTTTACGGGGTAAAGACCTGCAAAATACTTTACGGGGTAAAGACCTGCAAAATACTTTACGGGGTAAAGACCTGCAAAATACTTTACGGGGTAAAGACCTGCAAAATACTTTATGGGGTAAAGACCTGCAAAATACTTTACGGGGTAAAGACCTGCAAAATACTTTATGGGGTAAAGACCTGCAAAAGTCTTTACGGGGTAAAGACCTGCAAAATACTTTACGGGGTAAAGACCTGCAAAATACTTTACGGGGTAAAGACCTGCAAAATACTTTATGAGGTAAAGACCTGCAAAATACTTTACGGGGTAAAGACCTGCAAAATACTTTATGGGGTAAAGACCTGCAAAAGTCTTTACGGGGTAAAGACCTACAAAATACTTTACGGGGTAAAGACCTGCAAAATACTTTATGGGGTAAAGACCTGCAAAATACTTTACGGGGTAAAGACCTGCAAAATACTTTATGGGGTAAAGACCTGCAAAAGTCTTTACGGGGTAAAGACCTGCAAAATACTTTACGGGGTAAAGACCTGCAAAATACTTTATGGGGTAAAGACCTGCAAAATACTTTAAGGGGTAAAGACCTGCAAAATACTTTATGGGGTAAAGACCTGCAAAAGTCTTTACGGGGTAAAGACCTGCAAAATACTTTACGGGGTAAAGACCTGCAAAATACTTTACGGGGTAAAGACCTGCAAAATACTTTACGGGGTAAAGACCTGCAAAATACTTTACGGGGTAAAGACCTGCAAAATACTTTACGGGTAAAGACCTGCAAAATACTTTATGGGGTAAAGACCTGCAAAAGACTAGCGCCCTGTCCAGCGGGTggacttgtacatcaagctgcctcacgctacagaaacaggagatgccCTACGGACAAAGCTACTTCACTGAAATGTTATTCAGCGTGGATCAGGTATAGGCCTTAGTAATAATAAACATAGCACAGATAGAGGCCATATAATGAAAATAAAAACACATCTATATTTATTCAGAAATAATAGTTGTATActggcacacaaacacatatatgaTTTACATTGAGATGCTTCGAGTTGAGATAACAAGTATTGGTTTCAGTGAGGTAATAAACAAGCAGATTGTAAAGAAAAACAGTTCctgttcgtcccaaatggcaccctattccctatatagtgcactacttttgactagagccccatgggccctggtgaaaagtaatgcactacacagtatagggaatagggtgtcaattGGGATGCAGCCTCCATATCTCGGCTCCATGTCGGTTTCATGACAATCACACTGTCGTTTGTTTTAATTAGTTTCTCCTCTAGTTAATGAAGGGAAACTTGTTATGAGAAATTCAGACGTAACACAAGAATTATTCAAATATTCCTCAAATGTCTACGTAATAGCTGGCCACACAGGGAGGTCGTTCAAGATTGACGTAGAAACTGGACGTCTATCCATGTCATGAGGGCGTCgagaaatgccttcaaaaccggccactaggggcaacagtgaacactattaccatcaagtagccttgggttttgctagggtgttgtggacagggGGTGGCGGATGGCCATAATCCCATGACTCAAGACTCTGGATCAGAAGATTGCGCATTTGATCCCAGTTGTGGGgacatttttatttcattttttatcccaaaccttaacccttaccataacTATTCAGAATGAgcgcctaaacttaacccttaacttcgaaagttgacgtttggagaaatggAAGGATACAGAGCAGCAGGAGAAACAAGAACACTTCGTTTGGAGAacgtggatgaacgtctaattctgcactgagactgtgagagctagttagGCCACCTGGCATTGCTTTGGAAAACTCACAGACACAATGCAAGATGAGGAGCTCATTAATAAGGTAAAAGACTTGGAGAGGGATTTAAAATGGTGGTCCAAATTAAATTGATGTTTGTTATGAATTAGCCTTAAGCTTTCTGAATTACATTACCGTCATTAGAAAGATTATTCAGTTAACCATCATTTGGTGTTCCCCCATCAATGAAAACAATGGAAGTATAGGTATGGACTTTAACAAGAACACACTCAAAGTTACTGTTTGCAAGAGAACACATTGTAAAGAACAACATGTTTTCTTGAAGTACTGTATTAAATCTCTTCACTTTTTGAATAAAGTGACCTCTTTTTTAACATTCTGTTAAGTTCACAGTAATGTCACACAATATCAATCTCTATTGAACAGTCTGAAATCCTTCTAGCTGCTTCAGTAGAGACGTTTCTAAGTCACTTGTGGATTCATTCATGTTTATgttcatacatatacagtggggaaaaaaagtatttagtcagccaccaattgtgcaagttctcccacttaaaaagatgagagaggcctgtaattttcatcataggtacacgtcaactatgacagacaaattgagaaaaaaaaatccagaaaatcacattgtaggatttttaatgaatttatttgcaaattatggtggaaaatgagtatttggtcacctacaaacaagcaagatttctgtctctcacagacctgtaacttcttctttaagaggctcctctgtcctccactcgttacctgtattaatggcacgtgtttgaacttgttatcagtataaaagacacctgtccacaacctcaaacagtcacactccaaactccactatggccaagaccaaagagctgtcaaaggacaccagaaacaaaattgtagacctgcaccaggctgggaagactgaatctgcaataggtaagcagcttggtttgaataaatcaactgtgggagcaattattaggaaatggaagacatacaagaccactgataatctccctcgatctggggctccacgcaagatcacaccccgtggggtcaaaatgatcacaagaacggtgagcaaaaatcccagaaccacacagggggacctagtgaatgacctgcagagagctgggaccaaagtaacaaagcctaccatcagtaacacactacgccgccaggaactcaaatcctgcagtgcaagacgtgtccccctgcttaagccagtacatgtccaggcccgtctgaagtttgctagagtgcatttggatgatccagaagaggattgggagaatgtcatatggtcagatgaaaccaaaatagaactttttggtaaaaactcaactcgtcgtgtttggaggacaaagaatgctgagttgcatccaaagaacaccatacctactgtgaagcatgggggtggaaacatcatgctttggggctgtttttctgcaaagggaccaggacgactgatctgtgtaaaggaaagaatgaatggggccatgtatcgtgagattttgagtgaaaacctccttccatcagcaaggacattgaagatgaaacgtggctgggtctttcagcatgacaatgatcccaaacacaccgcccgggcaacgaaggagtggcttcgtaagaagcatttcaaggtcctggagtggcctagccagtctccagatctcaaccccatagaaaatctttggagggagttgaaagtctgtgttgcccagcgacagccccaaaacatcactgctctagaagagatctgcatggaggaatgggccaaaataccagcaacagtgtgtgaaaaccttgtgaagacttacagaaaacgtttgacctgtgtcattgccaacaaagggtatataacaaagtattcagaaacttttgttattgactaaatacttattttccaccataatttgcaaataaattcattaaaaatcctacaatgtgattttctggaattttttttctcattttgtctgtcatagttgacgtgtacctatgatgaaaattacaggcctctctcatctttttaagtgggagaacttgcacaattggtggctgactaaatacttttttcccacactgcaTATGATTTGGTTTGAGTCTTAAAACTCTATCACGTTTGAGATCTGTAGtggtcacagtgtgtgtgtgtgtgtgtgtgtgtgtgtgtgtgtgtgtgtgtgtgtgtgtgtgtgtgtgtgtgtgtgtgtgtgtgtgtgtgtgtgtgtgtgtgtgtgtgtgtgtgtgtgtgtgtgtgtgtgtgtgtgtgtgtgtgtctaagatGATCGTTAgcaccactctctctcttcctgtactctgtcacacacacacagtcttaatATCAAATCCTTCACCCTTTTTCATCTCTACTGGGGCCAGCGGCCTCACACTGTAGTCTGCAGTCACTGGACTCACTGGATCACTACTGGGGCCCTGACTCACTGTAGTATCTACTCCACAGAGATACTGTGTCATTAAACGTACTGCATTCACTACACAGTCAGGGACACTGCAAAGGGTCACTCAACTCTCATTGCAGTGCCATTTCAGATCACACTGTATGTTACGCCCAGTGACACTGCACAAGATGGCGGCACCCTCAATGACAACAACAAACCTTTTACACCAAGGTTGTAGTGCTTCCTCTGCTTGCTTATGGTGATACAATGCATCAGACAATGGTATGCTATAGTTCTCTGATGTTCATGAGAGCTGGTACTGTAGGTCCTCTTCTGAGACCAGTGTCTCAGCAGATGTTGTATTACCACTGGGAGTTCAGAGGCTCTGAGCTCACTTCTTATTGAGACTGAACGTGTCAATGCCTTGATCTCCGGGACAGAGTCTGTGGCAGCCCAGGAGGATAGAGAACGCCTTGCGGAAGTCTGGGTTGAAAGCATATATGATGGGGTTGAGAGAAGAGTTGGCCCAGCCGAACCACACAAACACATCAAACGTAGTGGGGCTGATACAGGTGAAGGAGGCCGCGCCACCGGGGGGCGACAGCTCACAGAACGGCACCATGCAGTTCAGGATGAAGAAGGGCAGCCAGCAGCACACGAACACGCCCACGATCAGAGTCAGCGTCTTCAGGACCTTTGTCTCCCGTTTGAACTTCATCTTGAACGAGCTCTCCGATTCGGAGATGCTGGATCCTCCGCCACCTCCTCCCATGCTGTTGTGTCGGTTCTTGGCGCTCTCTGCGGCTCGTTCTAGGGTGGCGATGCATCTGATCTGACGGTGGGCGATACGGTAGATCTGGGTGTAGGTGGCTACCATGATGATCACTGGGATATAGAAGCTGATCAGAGATGTACAGATGGCGTAGGTCCGGTTCAGGCTGAAGTGACAGTTGTCCCAGTCCCGGGGGGCCTGATGTGTGTTGTTATCTCCAAGAGGGTTAGAGGAGTCTGTGGAGGCCTGGAGGCCGTAGGGGGTGGTTGTGGAGGTAGTGATGGAGGTAGAGGTAAAGGTCTGGGCTTTGTGCCAGTTGAGCTGGACGGGGATGAAGGAGATGAGGACGGAGAGCGTCCAGGCCACGCTGATCATCACGAACGCCACTTTAGGAGTCATCTTCCTCTCATAGCGGAACGGGCTGGATATCGCCCAGTAACGGTCCACGCTGATCACACACAGGTTCAAGATGGACGCCGTGGAGCACATGATGTCGAACGCCACCCAGGTGTCGCAGAACGAGCCAAATGGCCAGAACCCTGCGACCTCCGTCACGGCCTTCCACGGCATCACCAGGACAGCGACCAGGAGGTCGGAGACAGCCAACGAGATCACAAAGAAGTTGGTGACTTTGGAACGCAGGTGACGGCACTTGGTGACGGCGGCACACACAAGGATGTTGCCAAGCAACGTGGAGAGGATGAGTAGCGAGAGGAAACAGCCAATTAGGACACGGGTTGAGGAGTCGTCCAATAAGACGCCCCCGTCGCTGTCTGTGGTGACCGTGGTGTCGTTCGTCAGATCCATCGTCGGTGGTGGGGagggacaatgtgtgtgtgtgtgtgtgtgtgtgtgtgtgtgtgtgtgtgtgtgtgtgtgtgtgtgtgtgtgtgtgtgtgtgtgtgtgtgtgtatgtgtgcgtgtgtgcgtgcgtgtgtgtgtgtggggtggagagggATCAATCAGCTCATAGCGTAGAGAAGAGTAGCGTCAGAAGGAAAGCCCTCTGGGTTTCTCCAAACAAACATCTCTGATAACGTcttcttgtttgtttgtttgtttgtttgtttgtttcccgtgataataaacaacaacaacaagacatTCCAGGGAGCCTCTCTCTGGGGTTGGCATTGTTCCAGACTCTGTATCAGTTGTAACATCCTTTGTCCTGGAGAGGTGGATGGTTGTACATATTCCCAGAGGGAAAGTAGAGGCTTTAGAGCTCCTATTGCAGCCTGGGCACAGGGTGAGAGGAGTCCTTCTGTCTGCTGTATCCCATGTGTCCtgtggacggacggacggacagacagacagacagacagacagacagacagacagacagacaggtagatggGTTACAGGCTGACCGAGGTGACTCTCCCTAACATCAGCACTGGTTACAGGCTGACCGAGGTGACTCTCCCTAACATCAGCACTGGTTACAGGCTGACCGAGGTGACTCTCCCTAACATCAGCACTGGTTACAGGCTGACCGAGGTGACTCTCCCTAACATCAGcactggagaggaagagaggagtgacaACGTAACCTCATCAGCGTCAAATCATGCACAGTGTGAGCCTACACAATAGTGGTTCTCAAAATAGAACCAGGTTGTATATTTTTCCTTAATTATCTCTGTTTAATAGTTACAGTATTTTGAATAACAATCATGTTGTGTTACTTGCTCTGCCTCTTTTAAGTACCTTTCCAGGGTTCCCTGATAGGGGAATTAGCTGTTGTGGTGTTTTCACATGCTTTAACACCATAGAATGTACAAGCAGGTCCTGTGGCATCAGATTTTTATTCCAAAAATCTCTGACTCGACAATGAAGTAATATTCTCTTCTATTaaattatattgtattgtattctagACCTATATAATACTTTTCTATTTTATTCAATTCTATTCTAGTTTCCCAGTGTATGTTTTTGCATACACAGGATGCTTTGAGAAAATGAGTGTGGGTTAGAACTAGATAAATTATCTAATATCCAGCCTGCTCCAAATAAGGCAGTTACTCACCAATTTACTCAGGACAAGGCAAACCACGAGATTTCCAAGAGCAGCATCGCTTCTCCAAAAGTACATTCCTTTGGGAAAACATATAAATAATCAATTTTAATGAGAACGTGTTTGTTCGGGATTGAGTTCTGTTCACTCTCTGTAAAGCTGTGGGAAATGACCTAGGCTATAGCGCGAAGCCCCGTCGTTACCAATTAGATCCATGTCAACGGAAGAAGGAAAAAAATCAATAGGGTAATTACAGGCATCCTCCGACCTAAATCTTGACTTCAGACCATCAGATAACGAACGACGGTTGAAGGAGCGGAACGACGGTTGAAGGGGCATAATGATCATTTGATTTGACAGTTGATTAGGCCTAACCTCCGTGACCCTTTCTGACGTTGCGCCCGAAAATCACTTCGTTTGCGCAGCGCTGCCTTCAACGGAGTCAAAGTCCGGTCTATCCGCTCTCCCTTTCTACGCAACACCAAAGGCACCGAGAGGTTTCGCACCAGTGCTGTGACGTCACACTGACCATTACAAGATGACGCCACATGAGACGATTGTCGTTTGGGTTATCCCCCCTGCATGAGCACTTAATTCCGTTATTGGAATCCGGTCCGGTCTGGAAAATGTGAGCAAATCTCTACTCAATCTTCACCCGTTTTGTTATTTCAAAATGAGAATTAGGCACTCTTCCAGAATAAAAAGTACAAACCTCATTGAGGAGTATCCTCCTACTTATGTTTCTTCTTCAATAAGTGTTACTGAATAATAAAGATTTATTCAACCTTTTAGAAAATGAGTATTCAGTGTCATTTAGGGAGATAACTCAGATTAATTGGGGATTCACTTGGACAGATGCAGGTCACTGAGGCCacctaatggagagagagaaaatactgaTGGATGAAGGGATGAAATGATGGATggagtgatggatggatggatgaagggaTGTCTATAAATCCATCTATCTGTGAAGGATGTGACCTGTGGGTAGATGAGGAcagtcaatcaatcagaataaTTAGTGAATGATGACCTGTGAAAgacatccacctctggcctgctggctccccttcctctgcggaagcacagttcccgctcagcccagtcaaaactgttcgctgctctggcaccccaatggtggaacaagctccctcacgacgccaggacagcggagtcactcaccaccccttccggagacatttgaaaccccacctctttaaggaatacctgggataggataaagtaatccttctacccacccccaaaaaaaaaaatttgtaaagtggttatcccactggctattgggtgaatgcaccaatttgtaagtcgctctggataagagcgtctgctaaatgacgtaaatgtaaaatgtaatttaatGTCTAGTCAGCACATTAGCCTACACATCAAACTCccgtgtgcatcccaaatgtcaccctattccctagatacgGCATTACTtagtgcactaggtagggaatagggtgccatttgggacacaaacccaGTTTCTCTCCATCAGAATAGAATGCCTTTCTTGTGCAACCCAAAGGCACCTCAGTTTTAGCCCCTGCTGCTGTGGTTGAAATAGTGTGCATCATCAACTAATAGATTGTCTGCTTGTTTAAAAAGTAAATAATTTGACAATATCTGCCATAGTccctgttgtgtctgtctgtcagctagAACAAGCAGCTAGAAAAGACAGCTAGAACAGGCTGGTGGAACAGGCTGCTAGAACAGACAGCTAGAACAGGCTGGTGGAACAGGCTGGTGGAACAGACAGCTAGAACAGACAGATAGAACAGACAGCTAGAACAGACAGCTAGAACAGACAGCTAGAACAGACAGCTAGAACAGGCTGGTGGAACAGGCTGGTGGAACAGGCAGCTAGAACAGGCAGCTAGAACAGGCAGCTAGAACAGGCTGGTGGAACAGGCTGGTGGAACAGGCAGCTAGAACAGGCAGCTAGAACAGGCAGCTAGAACAGGCTGGTGGAACAGGCTGGTGGAACAGACAGCTAGAACAGACAGCTAGAACAGACAGCTAGAACAGGCAGCTAGAACAGGCTGGTGGAACAGACAGCTAGAACAGACAGCTAGAACAGGCAGCTAGAACAGGCTGGTGGAACAGGCTGGTGGAACAGACAGCTAGAACAGACAGCTAGAACAGACAGCTAGTGTGCATTGAGGCAGCAGCTCAGTGATCGAGACTAACAGAGTTTTTTTTGCGCTTTGGTGcaaagtatgtggtacattttcacaactcttggTACAAACCTCAAAACAGATAATTAAAAAGGCTAAGTACATTTTCAATTggctaagtacaacacacaaaatcatacagtcactttttcaccaaacttagtgtttaatctagaaatatgtttcacattacattttttaaacatttttagtaatttagcagagattcttatccagagcgacttacaggagcaattagggttaagtgcaagtttcctgtgtgtatcaagaaatgtccaccacccaaaggacatccagccaacgtgGCACAActgtgggcctcccgagtggcgcagtggtctcccgagtgccactagagatcctggttcgagtccaggctctgtcacagcaggccgcgaccgggagacccatgggcggcgcacaattggtccagcgtcgtccaaggtaggggagggtttggccggcagggatgtgggttcgttcagaatggcagtataaaaaaatcaataaaaaaatacatgtatgcattcactaactgtaagtcgctctggataagagtgtctgctaaatgactaaaatgtaaaaaatgaagcattgtagtcaacataggccggcatccctgtggaatgctttcgataccttgtagagtccatgccccaatgaagtgaggctgttctgagggcaaactaggaaggtgttcttagTTGCTCATAGTTTTGTAGAATTTCCACTGGTGCACAGAAACACAATCCACAATAGAAATAAGGCAAGGTGAATACAATGGAGAAACACAACTGATATGAATGTATAGGCCTCAATCCACACCAAAGCAAAGCTCTGTGATGGAAGGTCACAATGTTGGAGATGATGACTGAGTAGTAACCCAAAGTTACTTAGGAGTAACCCAACTTCATTCTCTGCATGTCTGCAATATtgtgaaaaaaataataacaattaCACAGTCTCCATTGCCTtcatcttatatatatatatattgtacacGGTGTGACACTGAtggtatggaggactaaaagtgccacaattaaataaataaatacaccattaaataattacttaaatgtgtcattaattaattaaaattagaattaaatacataaatgtgttattaaatgtgtcattaattaattcaaataccgattcattttatgtaaaatacatatataattatttcactatttacatttacatttcatgatcctgcattgcagtgattcatgaattacttaaaactgtcaaactgacccatcaaagtcagtgggcggggctaacgcgaatctagtctgatccattgctttggtctgaagtagagtaggccaacctggatagagacaatggaggatctccgtgaactttccagggagttggttagagacattttaaacttagcagaggatgtagaagcaggacctgctgacccagagcatgtagctagtaaagcagaggaacttattgaagttgttggagtcatttccgcactttccgacgaagatatcgaccacagagtgattgcaaatctagaagaagttgtccaccgcttctctggtaccagggcacttcaggcccaacacacacagggaccgggCGTTTGGGCGTTTGACATACcgagtgcagttctggagcatcaacttctttgtggagttcccgcagttcaaattgcagcgatgttcggtgtgtcaaagaggaccatcaggaggcgcatgcaacaatacagtttaaggtatttacactaaattcatgagttttctgtttatgaattgctgctctcatacactcggaaagaatatgacgtttaaggtaacattacttgatgttgtgtttttcttgtttgtacagaaagacagatctctattcagctgtgaatgatgaggagttagaccgtattgtaagtgaaattcacagaagtcatccaaacaccggctacaagctaatgcgtggtcacctgaatgcaagaggtgtgcatgttccaagtgagtagataataatatgggcattatttaaatgtatttttaatttggagctctgcccctttgaaaggtgaaggaagcccgcttatggaaagacatcgcctctgagatgtagaatgtgtagaagaaatgtgaagagaaacacacatttcaggacggctgacttgtatcatcaggatagacatgtcctgtgatttttagcctcctgtttaatagaggtggaacaatatctgacagtaatattctcagctgtccggatgtgcccctgctgtaaagggtataatataatcatagaaaagcaaaatatcataggaggcaaaaaatctcaggtcatctctgttcgagcatgtggtatctatctatctatctatctatctatctatctatctatctatatatatatgtgtgtatatatatgtatatgtgtatatatatgtatatgtgtatatatatgtatatatatgtgtgtatatataaaatatatatatatataaatatatgtatgtatgtatgtatatatatgtatgtatatgtatgtatatatatataaatatatatatgtatgtatgtatatatgtatgtatatgtatgtatgtatgtgtatatatatatatatatgtatatataatttttatatatgtgtatgtatatatatatatatatatatatatatacatacatacatatatatatatacatatatatatatacatatatatatatatatatatatgtatatatatatatatatatatgtacaatatctgacagtaaagtacatttttgaagctgtggtggttctgtaatagttgactgttttacacacattatttattttattatgacaccactatatcctcaaaataagtagccagtgagtgtgtggttattcattttaaattc containing:
- the LOC121545821 gene encoding D(1) dopamine receptor-like; protein product: MDLTNDTTVTTDSDGGVLLDDSSTRVLIGCFLSLLILSTLLGNILVCAAVTKCRHLRSKVTNFFVISLAVSDLLVAVLVMPWKAVTEVAGFWPFGSFCDTWVAFDIMCSTASILNLCVISVDRYWAISSPFRYERKMTPKVAFVMISVAWTLSVLISFIPVQLNWHKAQTFTSTSITTSTTTPYGLQASTDSSNPLGDNNTHQAPRDWDNCHFSLNRTYAICTSLISFYIPVIIMVATYTQIYRIAHRQIRCIATLERAAESAKNRHNSMGGGGGGSSISESESSFKMKFKRETKVLKTLTLIVGVFVCCWLPFFILNCMVPFCELSPPGGAASFTCISPTTFDVFVWFGWANSSLNPIIYAFNPDFRKAFSILLGCHRLCPGDQGIDTFSLNKK